The Phycisphaeraceae bacterium genome contains the following window.
GAAGCGTCGTCGCGTGCGGAGTTCGAGTCGCTGCGGGGGCACCACGGGCCGGTGATCGTCCTCATCAACCATCCATCGTGGTGGGATCCGATGGTCCTCACGTTCCTGTGGGGGCTCTTCCTTCGTCCGCGCGTGCCGATGGCGCCGATGGATGCGCGCGAACTTCGTCGCTTCCGAATCTTCACACGGATCGGAGTTTTCGGGCTTGATCCCGACAATCCGCACAGCGTGCGCCTGCTGATGGCGGAGAGTGAGCGCATCTGGTCGAAGGAAGCGCAGGCCGTCCTGATGATCACTCCGCAGGGACACTTCACCGATCCGCGCCAGCCGATCGAACTGAGGCCGGGAGCAGCGTTGGTTGCAGCGCGACGGCCGCGAGTGGCCGTCCTGGCGGTCGCCGTCGAGTATCCCTTCTGGAGTTCCAAGAAGCCCGAGGTGCTTCTGCGGGCTCGCCGCGTACCGAATCCGGGGGAGTCCTCACCGCGAAAGTGGCTTGAGTCGATGAGTCAGACGATGGCCGACAATGGTGCCGCGCTCGCCTCACTGACGATGGCGAGATCGGCGAGACCCTTCGAGACGCTCATCGATGGAGAGCGACCTCGGGGGCCATACGCCCTCTGGCTTCGGCTCACCGGACGAGGGAGTGAGATTGACTCGCATGAAAGGCGGGGGGGATCGTCGTGACCGTGTGGCTCATTCTGCTGATCATTGCGGTCGCCATCACGGCGTTCAGCGCCGTGATGGTGGTCATCAATCTCTCTGTCTTTCCAGCGGTCGGCCCCCGCGCGGTGCCGCCAGCGGCTGAGCCGCAATCGGCTGGCGATGTCGACCCGCATGAGCCGCTGGTCTCGATCTGCATTCCAGCGAGGAACGAGGCCGAGAATATCGAGGCGTGCGTTCGAGGGCTGCTTGCTCAACGCGGCGCTTCAGTCGAGTTGCTCATCTACGACGATGGCTCGACTGATGGAACAGGAGAGATCGCGGCTCGTCTCGCCGCCGAAGACGCGCGTGTGCGCCTGGTCAACACCGTTCCCTTGCCCGCGGGCTGGAATGGCAAGCAGCATGGCTGCCAGCGGATGGGCGAAGCGGCGCGTGGATCGTGGCTGCTCTTCACTGACGCTGATGTGCGATTCGAGCCCGACGCCGTGGCGGTCGCCCTCTCAGAAGCC
Protein-coding sequences here:
- a CDS encoding lysophospholipid acyltransferase family protein; translation: MDEHSGELIRGRFEPRVGAVFVWLAQRMLRKAFAAVRLEASSRAEFESLRGHHGPVIVLINHPSWWDPMVLTFLWGLFLRPRVPMAPMDARELRRFRIFTRIGVFGLDPDNPHSVRLLMAESERIWSKEAQAVLMITPQGHFTDPRQPIELRPGAALVAARRPRVAVLAVAVEYPFWSSKKPEVLLRARRVPNPGESSPRKWLESMSQTMADNGAALASLTMARSARPFETLIDGERPRGPYALWLRLTGRGSEIDSHERRGGSS